CGCGCCGCCAGCGATCTGTTGCTGCCGCCACTTGAACTGCTACGGCCGATCCCCGCGGTGGCGTGGATACCGCTGTCGATCCTGATGTTCCCGTCGTCCGAACTGTCGATGATCTATATCACCTTCATCGGCGCGCTGTTCCCGATCATCCTGAACACTGTGCACGGCGTCGCCAACATCGACCGCAGGCTTGTTGCGTCCGCGCGCAGCCTCGGCGGCACGCCTGTCGCGATCCTGCGTGAGATCGTGTTGCCGGGTGCGGCACCCAGCATCGTTACGGGACTGGCTATCGGCATCGGCACGTCCTGGTTCTGCCTCGTCACCGCGGAGATGATCTCCGGCCAGTTCGGGATCGGTTACTACACATGGGAAGCCTACACGCTGCAGAACTATGCCGACATCATTGTTGGCATGCTGGTGATCGGCCTGCTCGGAATGGGCAGCAGCTGGCTGCTGACGACGCTCGGTCATTATTTGATGCCGTGGCGGCATCCGGCGGTCGCGCGATGAATATCCGGGTTACCGACATAGCCACAAAGACCGTTGGACGCATCGACGTCGCCAATGTCTCGATTTCGCTCGGGGAGGGCGCCGACGCTTTCGAGGCGGTCCGCGGTCTCAATTTCGCGGTCGCGCCGGGCGAGCTCGTATGCGTTCTCGGCCCGTCCGGCTGTGGCAAATCGACTTTGCTCGGCGCACTGGCGGGGCATTTGCAGCCGACGCAGGGGCAGTTGACCGTGGACGGTCAGCCGCTCCTCGGTCCAAGCCCCGACCGGGGAATCGTGTTTCAGCAGCACACGCTGTTTCCCTGGAAACGGGTCCGCGACAATGTTGCGTTCGGACCGAAGATGCGCGGCATCGGCAAGGCTGAGCGGCGCCGTACGGCGGACGAAATCCTGAAGCTGGTCGGTCTTGATGGCTTCGAGACCTTCTATCCCTCGCAATTGTCCGGCGGCATGCAACAGCGGGTCGAAATCGCCCGCGTTCTCATCAATCAGCCTCGGGTGCTGCTGATGGACGAGCCATTCGGCGCCCTGGACGCACAGACGCGCAGCCTGATGCAGGAGGTGTTGCTGGACATCTGGACCAAAATTCCGACCACGACCGTGTTCGTGACCCACGATATCGAGGAGGCGCTCTTCCTTGCCGACCGGATCATCGTCATGAGCGTGCGGCCGGGGCGGGTGATCGACGACATCCGCCTGCCGTTCGCGCGGCCCCGTCATGGCGAACTCGTCACCGAGACCGAGTTCGTGCGTCTGAAGCGCCACATCCTTAACTTGCTCCGGCGCCCCGACGATGCTCTGCCGCTGGCGCGGCTAAGCCCGCTCGGCGTTCCCGGCTGAAACGGCAAGCGCCTTACGTCTTGTGGAGAGCAATCACTTTCTTTCGAGCAACGCAAGCAGATCGGCGTGATCGAGACGCATGGCCGAGCTGTTTACCGTAGCTGCATGACAGCGTGTCGGCGTCCAATGCGATATCATCGGCATGCCGCCTGCGCCGAACGCTGCGAATACAAGCGCGGGGTCATGCTGCTCCTGCAGAAGTGTGGTGACGAGGGTGCCCGCCGTCATGAGAGCTGCGGCGGCGAGCAAGAGTAGCGGAACGGCTTCACCGGAGCGCACCCGCAGGGATGCGGCCGGCGAAGTGTAACGGGAATGACCGTGTGAGACGGACTGAACTGGCGTCATTTGAGATAGTCCGGCAGCGCAAAGCCGTCGTAGAAGCGGTCCGACAGGATCGCCGTCTTGAAAGTCTGCGACTTGTAGCCCGCGCCAATATCCTGCGCCCACGGGGCTTCCGCGTTGCCGCGTTTCACGACCACCACGTTGATATAGGGCGTCGTCATCTTCTCCAGCGCAAAGGCGTTGGTGAGCTTCAACCCGCTGTAGATCGCAAAATTTCCCTGGGATCGCGGCGAAATCGACATCGTCGAGGGCGCGCGGCGCCTGCGCCGCTTCCAGCGGCACGATCTTGATGTTGCCGGGGTTCTTGATCACGTCAAGCTCGGAGACATCGATCGGCTTGCTGTCGCGAATTTCGATCAGGCCGAGGTCGCGCAGGATCCACAATGACCGCTGCAGGTTGACGGGGTCGTTGGGAACCGCGACGGTCGATCCGTGTTTGATCGCCGTGCCCGGCGGGTGCTTCTTCGAATAGAGGCCCATGGGCGGGGTCGGCACATGGACGATCCCCACCAGATCGGTCTGCTGGCGCTCGTTGTAGGAATTCAGGAAGATCGTGTGCTGCATGACATTGGCGTCGATCTCGTTCTTGAACACGGCATTGTTGGCTTCGAGGCCGGTGGAGAACTCGACATAGCGGATGCGATATCCCTTTTTCTGCAGCTCGGGTGCAACGCCGGCCTTGAACTCGTCGATATAGGGACCGGGCACGAACCCGACCTTGAGTTCGGGCTTGGCGGGCTCCTGGGCCTGCGCGGTTCCCGCAGCAAGCGCGCCGACGAGCAGGAAAGCAGCGGCGAAGTTTCTTGAACATTTTCTTGAAAGCCTCGTGGAGTTGTGGGTGAGCAGCAGGGGAAATCCAGAGAGCGCCTTGTCAGCCGGTCACGCGATCGCCTGGATGGCATTGGAGAACACGCTGGCCGGCCGAGTCAGGCCGTAGTGGTCACGCAAGGTCTTCCCGGCATACTCTTCGCGAAACAGGCCGCGCTTGCGCAGGATCGGCACCACCTGCTCGGCGAATACGTCGAACCCGCCGGGCAGCCAGGGCGGCATGACATTAAAACCATCGGCTGCGCCGTTCTCGAACCAGGTCTGGATGTTGTCTGCGATCTTTTCCGGCGGCCCCGCGATCACCCAATGACCGCGGGCGCCGGCGAGGCGTTGCACCAGTTGGCGGATGGTCGGCTTCTCGCGATCGACGATGTCGACGACGAGCTTGAAGCGGCTGGCGACACCGCGCGCGTCCTCGGTATCGATCAGGTGCCGCGGGAAGGGGCCGTCGAGGTCGAAGCCCGAGAGATCGAGCCCGATCATCTGCCGGAGCTGGGTCAGCGAATATTCCGGTTGGATCAACTCGTTGAACTCGTCCTGCAGGCGATCGGCTTCCACCTGCGTGCTGGCAATGAACGGGCTGATGCCCGGCAGGATCTTGATCTGATCGGGGTGCCGGTCGAAGGCTCGGGCCTGCCGCTTGATGTCGGCATAAAACTCCTGGGCGCTCGCGAGCGTCTGATGCGCGGTGAAGATCGCCTCTGCGAAGCGTGCGGCAAAGGCGCGGCCGTCCTCGGACGAGCCGGCCTGGACGTAGACCGGCCGTCCTTGCGGCGTCCTTGAGATATTGAGCGGCCCACGCACGCGGAAATGCTTTCCGATGTGATTTAACGCGTGGATCTTGCCGGTGTCGGCGAAAACGCCGGAGGCTGGGTCGTTGACGAGCGCGTCGTCTTCCCAACTGTCCCAAAGCCGCGTGATGACATCAAGATATTCCCGTGCTCGCTCGTAGCGCTCGTGATGAGGAGGATGCTCCGGCAGGCCGAAGTTCTGTGCCGCCTGCGGTGAGCTTGTCGTGACGATGTTCCAGCCGGCGCGGCCGCCGCTGATGTGATCCAGCGAAGCGAACAGGCGCGCCAGATTGTACGGCTCGGTGTAGGTCGTTGAAGCCGTTGCGATCAGGCCGATCCGCGTGGTGGCAGATGCAATTGCCGTGAGCAAGGTGATCGGCTCGAGACGGAAACGCGCCGCGTAGCGGACGTTGTCGGCAAGCACTGGACCGTCGGCGAAGAAGACCGCATCGAACTTGTGCGCTTCGGCGCGCTGCGCTAGCTCCTGATAGTACGTGATGTCGAGGACACGGTCGGATGCCGATGCCTTGTGGCGCCACGCAGCCTCGTGATGACCGTCCGGATAGATGAAGAAGTTGAGGGAAAGCTGCCGTCGTTCGCTCATGTTCGTAGTCCGTGCGTGTTGTTAACGGGGAGGACTTTGCGGGCAAACGCAAAGCGTAGGTAACGTTCCAGCCGGAGGCCTTCGGGGAGGCGTTTGGCTTCGACCAGACGGGCGAAGGCTGCGCGCACCCGATCGCTTTCGGATTTCGAGAATCCATCCAGAAAATTGCCGAAGGCGCTCGCTTCCGACCATTTCAGCAAGGCATCTGCGTCCGGGTGGATGTCGATCAGCGATCGCAGGTCGCTGCGATAGTCGATGAAGCCGGCGCCCGCGAACAGCTCCTTCAACTGCTCGTCCGTTGCGCCGAGGACCGGGTTGGATTCGTGGTGCCGGTCCGCCAGACCTGCCTGCACGATCGCCTCGCGAAGCAAAACCCGGGACTCGTGCGGTCTGGAAGGATCTTGAACGTTCAGTCCCAGTCTGCC
This portion of the Bradyrhizobium sp. AZCC 2262 genome encodes:
- a CDS encoding ABC transporter permease, with amino-acid sequence MASGRTIDRLPMLRWLVRAGSILACIGLWQLASSLHVHLGIVTFRNVPPPTEVVQSAIVLLKSPKLFAHISSSLWRVFAGYGAAVVIGIAFGFAIGRSRAASDLLLPPLELLRPIPAVAWIPLSILMFPSSELSMIYITFIGALFPIILNTVHGVANIDRRLVASARSLGGTPVAILREIVLPGAAPSIVTGLAIGIGTSWFCLVTAEMISGQFGIGYYTWEAYTLQNYADIIVGMLVIGLLGMGSSWLLTTLGHYLMPWRHPAVAR
- a CDS encoding ABC transporter ATP-binding protein — its product is MNIRVTDIATKTVGRIDVANVSISLGEGADAFEAVRGLNFAVAPGELVCVLGPSGCGKSTLLGALAGHLQPTQGQLTVDGQPLLGPSPDRGIVFQQHTLFPWKRVRDNVAFGPKMRGIGKAERRRTADEILKLVGLDGFETFYPSQLSGGMQQRVEIARVLINQPRVLLMDEPFGALDAQTRSLMQEVLLDIWTKIPTTTVFVTHDIEEALFLADRIIVMSVRPGRVIDDIRLPFARPRHGELVTETEFVRLKRHILNLLRRPDDALPLARLSPLGVPG
- a CDS encoding MetQ/NlpA family ABC transporter substrate-binding protein codes for the protein MPGPYIDEFKAGVAPELQKKGYRIRYVEFSTGLEANNAVFKNEIDANVMQHTIFLNSYNERQQTDLVGIVHVPTPPMGLYSKKHPPGTAIKHGSTVAVPNDPVNLQRSLWILRDLGLIEIRDSKPIDVSELDVIKNPGNIKIVPLEAAQAPRALDDVDFAAIPGKFCDLQRVEAHQRLCAGEDDDALYQRGGRETRQRGSPVGAGYWRGLQVADFQDGDPVGPLLRRLCAAGLSQMTPVQSVSHGHSRYTSPAASLRVRSGEAVPLLLLAAAALMTAGTLVTTLLQEQHDPALVFAAFGAGGMPMISHWTPTRCHAATVNSSAMRLDHADLLALLERK
- a CDS encoding LLM class flavin-dependent oxidoreductase — encoded protein: MSERRQLSLNFFIYPDGHHEAAWRHKASASDRVLDITYYQELAQRAEAHKFDAVFFADGPVLADNVRYAARFRLEPITLLTAIASATTRIGLIATASTTYTEPYNLARLFASLDHISGGRAGWNIVTTSSPQAAQNFGLPEHPPHHERYERAREYLDVITRLWDSWEDDALVNDPASGVFADTGKIHALNHIGKHFRVRGPLNISRTPQGRPVYVQAGSSEDGRAFAARFAEAIFTAHQTLASAQEFYADIKRQARAFDRHPDQIKILPGISPFIASTQVEADRLQDEFNELIQPEYSLTQLRQMIGLDLSGFDLDGPFPRHLIDTEDARGVASRFKLVVDIVDREKPTIRQLVQRLAGARGHWVIAGPPEKIADNIQTWFENGAADGFNVMPPWLPGGFDVFAEQVVPILRKRGLFREEYAGKTLRDHYGLTRPASVFSNAIQAIA
- a CDS encoding class I SAM-dependent methyltransferase, which gives rise to MPQTAGTISLERDTPEMARNYERAGIVQFHHGKFLIGPLAIKTGEHILDIGAGTGRLAEFVAGLVGSHGSVVGIDPLQNRIDVARQRQSRILTFETGHAEDLSRFANGQFDAIYLNSVFHWIAEKNRALREIHRVLRPGGRLGLNVQDPSRPHESRVLLREAIVQAGLADRHHESNPVLGATDEQLKELFAGAGFIDYRSDLRSLIDIHPDADALLKWSEASAFGNFLDGFSKSESDRVRAAFARLVEAKRLPEGLRLERYLRFAFARKVLPVNNTHGLRT